TGAATTATGATGgctttttaatttactgaaacATCACCTTtggtaaaatattattttattaagcATCTAACCATTAAACAATTCCTTCAGTACAGTACTTTCCTAATGACATGTCAGTGGCAGCTGTGTCAATATTTTCAATTGTTTCTGATACAACTATTGACGCAGTTTAATTTGTTATAGCTTCGTCTGCTGATATTTGACAACAGGATTTCACACTCTGCAGTGTGAAATTCTTCTATTTACTGTTGGATACTATTTATGTGAATGAAAATTGCCGAAAAACGGAGCAGAACACTTGGTCTTATAGAGCAGTTTTGGGTAATCAATTATCTTAATCATCACATCTCACAAAAGGAGCTCCTACTCATAAACAGGTTGAAACCAGCAATTTACAGCGAGGTTTTGCAGACTGAACCTGACTTGGAACACTTGTACGAACAAGCCTAATGGAAAGTGGTAAGAGCAAGGCCAGACGTCTCATGTGCTGGTGTTATACTCACCCTTCAGTAGCGGGCTTCTTGCGGAGGATGCTGGGTCTAGGGGAGGAGACCAGGGTGGGAgctcctcctactcctccctGGGCGTGTGCCTGTACCATGGTGGCTACTGGCTGTGTGGTGCTGAATGTGCTGCTGATTGGACTAGCTACAAAGCCATCAGCCAAAACAACCCCTGAATGAAATAAAGCATGCATTACAAACAGCCCACAACTCAGTTAACTCCTCGTTAACACCAAGACACAGTGTCTATTTAGTAATTACCAGGTTTAGCTTCAGATTGcggttgctgctgctgctgctgagtgacTATAGGTGCCTGCTGTATTCCCTGTGTGGTGATTGACGCAGACGTGTGCAGGCCCTGAACTCCGATCGGTGCAGGCTGGATGCCCTGTGCAGCGATTGGTGCCGGCTGGATCCCTTGGGTGCTAATTTGTGCAGAGGGCAGCCCAATCCGATCAACCGCCATCAGTTGCATGTGGTTTAGATGGACAGTGGTGGCCACGCCTACTCCAGGCTGTGTGGGCAGTGCTGAACTCGGAGCTTGAGGAGTGACTTGTTGAGAGggaacataaaattaaaatgaggtCGTTATGCTATTGTCACATCTTTAACACTgtagtttcacattttacatcCGAAGTGCATAGTTCAGCATATTTTGCCAAAATGCCAATATGTCACAGTCCAAGTATTTATATGTCAAATGATAAAGGCTATGTTACACTTTACACTTGCAACAGTTAAGGCTTGGTTACAATACATTTCTGGTATAGGAATACTTGCGCTATCTCCCTTTCACTTCTACTGAAGCAAAGACAATGGACAAAGTCATGTGCGCATTTCctggtggttttttttgtgtgcgaTTTCCAGCTGTACACTGCTGCACTGTGTTTGGGGATGGAGAAGTTATTATTCTAGCATGTTTTatcacattattttgttttttttgagaagTGGGACAAATTAGACTGACAGGCCGCCAAAGTGTAAGTAActaatgggaaacactgcacatCATGTCATATTGGGTTGCCTAGTGTGACTTATGTTAGCACATAACATAAGTCACGCAGCTGCTCCAGCCAGTGGCGAGTGGCTGCGTGACATcttagatgcaacagttaacTGGTGTTGtacatttataaaacattaataataagTTTAAACGACTCGTATTTCTGGTGCAGACTAGTGAGGGCAGCAACGTTTAATTGTTTAGTTGACTTATCACGCACATCCCTTTTTGGTACACTATCACACCACCAGACAAAAAACTGGAGTGTCGCTCTCATGCTCTGTTTATAGTTTGTGATCGCTCTgatcaatatttatttacttcCTGCGTCAGTAACATGACATCATGTCCTTTTTCGGGGCTGACTGCGGATGAACACTGTTAAAATGGAATGTGACCAAGTCGTTAGTTGTGACTGCCAGTAAAACAACATTGCTCAGTATTGCTTACCAGGGTACTGGCGAATGGTAGATACAGAGCTGCTGATGGGGGTGTAGGTGTGTGTCAGAGGGTATGACGAGGAGTACGCTGGCAGGAAGTACTGGAACTGCACTGGCACAGAAggcctttaaaagaaaatacacaagatTATTCAAAGATTTATCATCATCCGAATAAAATATCTGTGCTTTTGCGGTTAATTAATCATTTCTTAATAATAACAAGATTTGGATCTCATAATTATGAATCTTCATATTGTCCATATCCGTATACTTATACAGAACTCATTATTACAACACAACcgctccattttttttcctttggtgaAGTATAGTAGTATTGGGGCACATGAAACAGCTAATTACTGCTCATCATTTACCCAGTCATTACTTCCAGGTCTATATGCCAATCTCCTTTTAGATTTCAGCTACATATATGTGCAATTGGGGGAGGGCAAGTAGGCAGTAAGACGGAGATCTTTGCAGGAATACCATACGTCCAGTTTTTTCTGGTATGAAAGTCTCAGAGTCAGAATCAATTCACCAACACTGAGAGCTCACCTGTTGTCACTtcttgtttccatggtgacGGGGTTAGGAGATGACCGATGGCCCTGGATGGGGATGAGGTTGGTTCTTTCTCCTGGGTAGTCGGGCTGCACACGGGATGAAGAGTGGGCTATGGGCTGAGGGACCACTTTGGCTGTGAACAACAAGGGACGGTTAAGACCAAGTGTTCACTAAAACCTGCTGCAAAATGAACAAGGTTAGGCCTCCTGCGTATGCAGGGTTTCTGGAGGATACAAAGAGTTAactttaagactttttaagacctttgtAAAAACCATTGTGAATGCAATTTAAGACCTATTTCACATCCatactggcaaaaaaaaagtacaaaggaTATGAAGGACAATCGGAGTCCCAGAATTACTTGCAAAGTAATTGAATTTATTCACTTTCAACATGAACCCTCAACCGAGCATGACTACACAGAACTGTGTATACACGaaagtaatgtgtgtgtttgctgatggGTTTTTACGgcagctttgtgtttttctgacttCCCATTCGCCTCTAATGCTTTTATACCTAAAGTTCCAAATTTTAGCGTTTTCTTGCACATTGGGCAGTGGATTTCAAATTCCTTATTTCCAACATGCTTCAGCTAAAAGCACTAAATGCGCTGTTCTCGAGCCAGATCTCGTCGAACTTGCATTTACCCATCTTAGATGAAAATTATGTTAGCAGAAACAATTTTAACTTATTACTTCTAGAAGCAGCTATTTTTTTGATGAGAGGATACACCACGTTAGCCCACACACCACATCACGACATACTAGCTGAGTGTGCTCTGAAAAATTATGACCGGGCAGCACAGTTTACATTAGTGTTTATTGGTTCCatgttggttttgttctttgtaGTTTTGTTACAGCTCGATTAATACAAATTTttcccaaaaaacaaatttaaaagcaaaactgaagTTAATGCAACTAAGTcttttataatataattatagcTTTATAAAAGTAACGTTCATAACCGGATCCATTTTTAAGAcctttaaaaattgtatttaagacattttaaggCCTAAAATTCAGATTATTagattttagactttttatGGACCGGCGGAAACCCCGGAATGAAGCATAACAACAGTTTTCCAATAAGAGAGACAAAGTGTCAAACTTACCAACTGGGATGGCAGAGGTGGTCACAGCTGTAGCATGAGAGGAGTGTGAGGCCATTGTCATGGTGACAATAGTGCTATTGGTCATTTGTGTATGTGGCACAGTGCCTAAACgtgagcaaaacaaaatatgcaatCTTTGTTAAAAAAGAACTGTCCAAAGtgcaactgatttttttggtccTTTAGCCAAACATAACTATTGTGCATAGTTAAAAGATATTAATATACAAAAGGCAATACCAATTGTGGTGGTTGATGGCACTGTGTTAGTGGCAACAATTGGTGCCACAGTTGCTGCAGCTACTGGTGTCACAGTACTGAAGATGGgcttctgtgaagaaaaaaaaggagctattatttcagtcactgtaaaaaaaatgaaattatttttggcaGGCCGCCATCAACAAGCAGTAACCTGTGTCATAGTGTGCGGAGGCTGAGGCTTTTGAGCGCCAATTGCAGGGTGTGACGGCAGTGTGATCCTTGCGGCGGTGTCACGGGATGTCTGAGGCCTCTGAATACTGACAGTGGCTGGAGGGGGGTGAATAGTCAGCCCCGGACGCCTGaaagagtcaaaaaaaaataaaaaaaatttgtgacCTTTTTAGTGCAGCcaagagggaaagaaaacatcCCTGTAGGACCAGTGGTGATAAAGTACAGGTTAACACCCGGATATCCGGCTAACAATTCCCATTTCGTAACTGTATCATTTCTATCATTTAATACCGTTTTGTCTTCATAACAGATATACACAATTAACCAGTGATCAAGTACATTGTCATccaaaaagttcagttttagtTTGGATTGTTTAATTGTCTTCTGGtctttcacaaagaaaaaggtTTCAAACCGTCACCTAACTGGAGGAATCTGTATGATATTGAGTACTTacgcaaacaaaaaaagttgactttttctgacttttctctctctttttcttgttgaACACTAGTTGTTTTAACCTtttcaggcctctaaaaatccTTCAAGTGAAACAACTTGACATAGAATAAAAACTCTTTAGTTTAACTGTTCAGCCTAGGGCCATTACCTCTGACATAACATGAGGATGGTGTACTAATAGATAATATTAAAGTTTTTCATGCAGTCACACCAGGGCGGTTCCCATGTCTACACATTTGTTGTAAAACTCCTCGCtatcaaattaaaaagttaCTGACCTATAATCATTTCCagtatttaattcaattcaattttatttatatagcaccaaatcataacagaggttatctcagggcacttttcatacagagaaggtctagaccgtactctgTATTGTTATATTtgacccaacattcccccatgagcaagcacttggcaacaagCAGCATCTCCGCTTACGCCCTAGTCACTAAACTCTTACACTGCTACCTACCCATGTGCCACCTCTGCAGAGTGTGTAACAGTTGGACTGATAACTGGGGACTGAGTTCTAGTTGCTGAGATGGGGGCCACGACAGTTGGAAGCACAGCTGTAGAGGTCGTTACAGCAGGGCGGGACTGTGGACAGAGGGAGATGACACTGTTACACACAATGTTTCCAAATGCCCAACACAATATCTACACTTCTTTAGGTAAAAGGACATCAGAATACCTGAATAGTCTGGTGGATGATGTGCTGCACTGTGGGCTGGCCGGGGCCCGCACTTGCTCCAGTGGCTGGCCGTAGGACAGTTTTGGAGCTGGACataacagctgctgcagcagcccctacagagcagaagaaaaatacacaaaccaaGAGAAATGCACTGTTACAAATGAGTGAACAGACTACTGTTTCAAGGACAAGTAAACATTAAGCCCGGCATACTGCTGATAATCCATCATGCATACCTCGGGGTAAATGGGATGTGAAGGTCTGGGGGGGGACGGCAGGTGTCCCGATCTGCAGTGCAGGGGCACTGCCCCTAATGATCTGAATGTTAGCTGACATCAGGTGGTGTAAGTTGCTGGAGTGACCCTGAAACACAATGAAAGCAGTCCAGGTCTTTAGTAATCAGCAGGAAACAGACAGTAACATGCACTGATAACAAATGTACAGAGCACTCACCTGCTGACCACTGATGGTTGCCACAGGAATAGACGGAGTTGTAGCAATACTGCTCTCTATGGTGACAGTTATGTGACCAGGCACCTTGGGGGGTATGGGGATATGTGCCTGGTTGGAAGCTGGTGCTGGGGCAATAAGACGACTTGGCAAAGGTGACTTAAGGACagccttaaaaaataaaaagaagacacaaaacaaatacaattttggTGTTTAGTCCTGAATGGTCTTGAAAATAATGcttaaaacaatgtttaatgAAGCCAACAAATTGCAAAAGGAACAACATACTGCAGTAGAACACTGCTGAATGTTTATAGAGTAACTGTAAGTTTAAA
This genomic interval from Xiphias gladius isolate SHS-SW01 ecotype Sanya breed wild chromosome 6, ASM1685928v1, whole genome shotgun sequence contains the following:
- the sap130a gene encoding histone deacetylase complex subunit SAP130a; the encoded protein is MSSQQFPRHGLPPSSGGAPQIPAAGNLVSVNQPSNAPAGADADSSRDADHGQQDHPPAGGGGTLAFRDDKQETMVVRPYPQVQTHGQPQAAPQTVPIQPGTPVTVPAPPVHLPQGQPAVLTEGQMKAVLKSPLPSRLIAPAPASNQAHIPIPPKVPGHITVTIESSIATTPSIPVATISGQQGHSSNLHHLMSANIQIIRGSAPALQIGTPAVPPQTFTSHLPRGAAAAAVMSSSKTVLRPATGASAGPGQPTVQHIIHQTIQSRPAVTTSTAVLPTVVAPISATRTQSPVISPTVTHSAEVAHGRPGLTIHPPPATVSIQRPQTSRDTAARITLPSHPAIGAQKPQPPHTMTQKPIFSTVTPVAAATVAPIVATNTVPSTTTIGTVPHTQMTNSTIVTMTMASHSSHATAVTTSAIPVAKVVPQPIAHSSSRVQPDYPGERTNLIPIQGHRSSPNPVTMETRSDNRPSVPVQFQYFLPAYSSSYPLTHTYTPISSSVSTIRQYPVTPQAPSSALPTQPGVGVATTVHLNHMQLMAVDRIGLPSAQISTQGIQPAPIAAQGIQPAPIGVQGLHTSASITTQGIQQAPIVTQQQQQQPQSEAKPGVVLADGFVASPISSTFSTTQPVATMVQAHAQGGVGGAPTLVSSPRPSILRKKPATEGCVRKNLIPAQPSEASSGRMESAVRGAGSPRPAGVKPKAEVHMAVAPPVMATVEALPSQGGEQQVVSSNTQHLAQAIPTMLATPGPVPPSQPSTVLSALPAAMAVTPPVPASMANTVASPTQPAASSTAACAASSACPDVKIKQEVEAMDTQPDPNANLSSAPALTTQASTLNTPATGDLIPGASPRKKPRKQQHVISTEESEMVETNSTDEEKVPGRPITGRAERCESPPREYVDEEGVRYVPVRPRPPVTLLRHYRNPWKAAYHHFQRYSDIRVKEEKKGTLQDMANQRGVACRAQGWKIHLCAAQLRQLSSLEHDVYSRLSTLQEGLIPKKRAGADDDLHRINELIQGNMQRCKLVMDQVTEARDTMMKVLDHKEKVLKLLNKNGAVKKSSKLKRKERA